The proteins below are encoded in one region of Silene latifolia isolate original U9 population chromosome 2, ASM4854445v1, whole genome shotgun sequence:
- the LOC141642735 gene encoding uncharacterized protein LOC141642735: MGMTTISELRDFGVAVTNVGLDEWQHLIRRVAPSRFVALWRAANRLRATAVEALVGGRGRQGESDLERELAQSREETARLLRELEVRDAEIAALEARVAELGGDHQ, from the exons atggggatgacgacgatctccgagctgcgtgactttggcGTGGCGGTGACGAATGTTGGCTTGgatgagtggcagcatctgattcggagg gttgcgccatcccggttcgtggctttgtggagagcagccaaccggctgcgggctactgccgtcgaggcacttgttggcggtcgaggacgtcag GGGGAGAGCGacctggagcgagagctagcccagtctcgggaggagacagctcgtctcttgagggagctcgaggtccgtgatgccgagattgctgctctcgaggcgagagttgctgagttaGGCGGAGACCATCAGTAg